A genomic stretch from Telmatocola sphagniphila includes:
- a CDS encoding sulfatase: MRSWVILTAFLFLGATQLQAAPPNVLLIVVDDLGYGDLGCYGSKEIKTPHLDQLAKQGVRLTDAYAAAPVCSPTRAALLTGRYPQKTGFEWVINYTEKDRGLLVADSVLAKNMKAAGYSTALYGKWHLGYKPQFGPNAHGFDDFFGFPGADLDYFSHKDALGDPGLYHNTELINEEGYLTDLLTKRAEQFLDKNAGKPFFMEVAYNAPHWPFQRPDKPDLNGKATYGPAHGTRADYVKIVERLDEGIGRVLKKLEDLKLADNTLVLFLNDNGGERLSDNTPLFHGKYSLWEGGIRVPCMVRWPGVVPSGKDSSLPVIAMDLTATILKNATGKIPENLDGEDIIPWISGKQEAKPRTLFWRLPRPNSRFGQRAVRYGNWKYIFDRESELLFDLANDIGERKNLAYQHPEILKEIREKLIKWETSLPALPSSK, from the coding sequence ATGCGGTCTTGGGTAATTCTGACAGCGTTCTTATTCCTGGGGGCAACTCAGCTACAGGCCGCGCCCCCAAATGTCCTCCTGATCGTCGTCGATGATCTGGGGTATGGCGACCTCGGTTGTTACGGCTCCAAGGAAATCAAAACACCTCACCTCGATCAACTGGCGAAGCAAGGCGTTCGGCTGACCGATGCCTATGCCGCCGCCCCGGTCTGCTCACCCACGCGGGCAGCCCTGCTAACCGGCCGGTATCCTCAGAAAACCGGCTTTGAATGGGTCATCAACTATACCGAGAAAGATCGCGGTTTGCTGGTGGCAGATTCGGTCCTCGCGAAGAATATGAAAGCCGCCGGGTATTCGACCGCCCTCTATGGAAAATGGCATCTCGGTTATAAACCCCAGTTCGGGCCGAACGCTCATGGCTTCGACGATTTCTTCGGCTTCCCGGGAGCCGATCTCGATTACTTTTCCCATAAGGATGCCTTGGGCGATCCCGGCCTTTATCACAATACCGAACTGATCAACGAAGAAGGCTATCTGACGGACCTCCTCACGAAACGAGCCGAGCAATTTTTGGATAAAAACGCCGGCAAGCCCTTCTTCATGGAGGTTGCCTACAATGCTCCGCACTGGCCGTTTCAAAGACCCGATAAACCCGATCTCAATGGGAAAGCGACCTACGGCCCGGCCCACGGCACTCGGGCCGATTATGTGAAAATTGTCGAGCGCCTGGATGAGGGGATTGGCCGGGTGCTGAAAAAGCTGGAAGATCTCAAGCTGGCCGATAACACCCTGGTACTGTTCCTCAACGACAACGGCGGAGAGCGACTTTCCGACAATACACCCTTGTTCCACGGCAAATATTCCCTCTGGGAGGGAGGCATCCGTGTTCCCTGCATGGTTCGCTGGCCGGGGGTTGTGCCGTCGGGTAAAGATTCGAGTCTGCCGGTCATCGCCATGGATCTCACGGCCACCATTCTGAAAAATGCCACCGGGAAGATCCCAGAAAATCTGGATGGCGAGGATATCATTCCCTGGATTTCCGGCAAGCAAGAGGCGAAACCACGAACACTCTTCTGGCGTTTGCCTCGTCCTAATTCTCGATTTGGTCAGAGGGCCGTTCGATACGGGAACTGGAAATACATTTTTGACCGCGAATCGGAATTGCTATTCGATCTTGCGAACGATATCGGGGAGCGGAAGAATCTGGCCTATCAGCACCCCGAAATCCTCAAGGAAATTCGCGAGAAACTGATCAAGTGGGAAACGAGCTTACCGGCGTTGCCAAGTTCGAAGTAG
- a CDS encoding RNB domain-containing ribonuclease translates to MNDKNAPNQLKSIARRAMMERGLEPDFSTTALEQLRLITGPSRETGPAIRDQRSLLWCSIDNDTSKDLDQLSVSEKLPDGKVKVLVAIADVDAVVKKGSPLDKHASNNTTSVYTMAQIFPMLPEKLSTDLTSLNKNEDRIALVIEMVVAPDGTVTDSDIYRAVVNNKSKLAYNSVAAWLDGHEKMPDQIAQVPGMEEQLRTQDQIAQAMRQVRYLHGSLELESLEPEAILSSDGKITDLRLNTKNRAKELIEDFMIAANGVSARFLEKKQWPTLQRVVRSPERWDRIQKVAEEFGEHLPAQPDSKALSAFLTKRRQIDPLRFPDLSLTIVKLMGSGEYVVQVPGQTSPGHFGLAVREYSHSTAPNRRFPDLITQRMLKAALTDSKPAYSVAEMNWLATHCTDREDAANKVERQVRKSAAAQFLSDRIGQVFDALITGKNDKGTWVRVITPPVEGKLTDTPADVDVGDQIKVKLTSLNVERGFIDFTRVGTEKKIAVRPNSH, encoded by the coding sequence ATGAACGATAAGAATGCCCCCAACCAGTTAAAATCGATCGCCCGCCGGGCCATGATGGAGCGCGGGCTGGAACCCGATTTTTCCACCACCGCTCTTGAACAGCTTCGTCTGATCACTGGCCCGTCCCGGGAAACCGGGCCTGCGATTCGGGACCAGCGTTCTTTATTGTGGTGCTCGATCGACAACGACACTTCCAAAGATTTGGATCAACTCTCGGTTTCCGAGAAACTGCCCGACGGCAAAGTCAAAGTGTTGGTGGCCATTGCGGATGTGGATGCCGTGGTGAAAAAAGGCTCGCCGCTGGATAAGCACGCTTCGAATAACACGACCTCCGTTTATACGATGGCTCAAATCTTTCCGATGTTACCGGAGAAACTCTCCACCGATTTGACTTCTTTGAACAAGAATGAGGATCGAATCGCCCTGGTGATCGAGATGGTGGTAGCCCCGGATGGGACGGTAACCGATTCCGATATCTATCGGGCCGTTGTGAACAACAAATCGAAACTCGCTTACAACAGCGTGGCCGCCTGGCTGGATGGGCACGAAAAAATGCCCGATCAAATTGCCCAGGTCCCGGGTATGGAGGAACAGCTTCGTACGCAGGATCAGATCGCTCAGGCCATGCGACAGGTCCGTTATCTGCACGGCTCGCTGGAATTGGAATCGCTGGAGCCGGAAGCCATCTTGAGCAGTGATGGCAAAATTACCGATCTGCGGTTGAATACCAAGAACCGGGCTAAAGAACTGATCGAAGACTTCATGATCGCGGCCAATGGCGTTTCGGCTCGATTTCTGGAAAAGAAGCAATGGCCGACGTTGCAGCGCGTGGTTCGTTCACCGGAACGCTGGGATCGCATTCAAAAAGTCGCGGAGGAATTCGGCGAGCATTTACCCGCTCAGCCCGATTCGAAGGCTCTTTCCGCATTTCTCACCAAACGCCGGCAGATTGATCCCCTGCGGTTCCCGGATCTGTCACTGACAATCGTCAAACTGATGGGTTCCGGAGAATATGTCGTGCAGGTGCCGGGTCAGACTTCACCCGGCCACTTCGGACTCGCGGTTCGGGAATATAGCCATTCCACGGCGCCTAATCGCCGTTTTCCCGACTTGATTACTCAGAGAATGCTCAAGGCGGCACTAACGGATAGCAAGCCGGCTTACTCGGTCGCTGAAATGAATTGGCTGGCCACTCACTGCACCGATCGCGAAGATGCCGCCAATAAAGTCGAACGACAGGTCCGCAAATCGGCCGCCGCGCAGTTTCTATCGGATCGAATTGGGCAAGTCTTCGATGCGCTGATTACGGGTAAGAATGATAAGGGCACCTGGGTTCGAGTCATTACCCCACCCGTTGAAGGCAAGCTGACCGATACCCCCGCCGATGTCGATGTGGGGGATCAGATCAAGGTGAAATTGACCTCGTTAAATGTGGAGCGAGGTTTCATCGATTTCACAAGAGTGGGAACCGAGAAAAAAATCGCGGTGCGTCCCAACTCGCATTAA
- a CDS encoding phytanoyl-CoA dioxygenase family protein — protein MIAQLEKPQNLQTDYERDGFIIVRNLFSVDEIQRLSEEIDAVRNQYTHLVDKRNMRCRWQDHYQTGECRFDAFDPIIDLSPLSKDLAYSPKMLEVLRAMYGEPACLFKDKIIFKMPGAKGYDMHQDWIAWERFPRSFCSVVVPLDEADEDNGCTIVYPGYHQNGSLSAEDGNYHPLPAGLIDESSAVPLVLNRGDIAVFSGFTPHKSLANKSDRPRRQFYFSYTRQSDGGELREQHYKDYHLWLIQKYREYGKLDTYFE, from the coding sequence ATGATTGCACAATTGGAAAAACCCCAAAATCTGCAGACCGATTACGAACGAGATGGATTCATCATCGTTCGCAATCTCTTTTCCGTCGATGAAATTCAAAGATTATCGGAGGAGATCGACGCCGTTCGAAATCAGTACACTCATCTGGTTGACAAGCGGAACATGCGCTGCCGCTGGCAGGACCACTACCAGACTGGCGAGTGCCGTTTCGATGCTTTCGATCCGATAATCGACCTCTCGCCGTTAAGCAAGGATCTCGCTTATTCTCCCAAGATGCTTGAAGTCTTGCGGGCGATGTACGGCGAACCGGCCTGTCTGTTCAAGGATAAGATCATTTTCAAGATGCCAGGCGCTAAGGGCTACGACATGCATCAGGACTGGATTGCCTGGGAACGTTTCCCGAGAAGTTTCTGTTCAGTCGTGGTGCCGCTGGATGAAGCTGATGAAGATAACGGCTGCACCATCGTTTATCCCGGCTACCATCAAAATGGCTCACTGTCGGCTGAGGATGGAAATTATCATCCCCTGCCAGCGGGTCTGATCGACGAATCGAGTGCGGTCCCCCTGGTTTTAAATCGCGGTGATATCGCGGTGTTCAGCGGTTTTACCCCTCATAAGTCGCTGGCCAACAAATCCGACCGTCCCCGCCGGCAGTTCTACTTCAGCTACACCCGGCAATCCGATGGCGGGGAACTCCGCGAACAGCATTACAAGGACTATCATCTTTGGCTGATTCAAAAATACCGCGAATATGGAAAACTGGATACTTACTTCGAATAA
- a CDS encoding SGNH/GDSL hydrolase family protein, producing the protein MINRILLSLSLLLLFQASSSAGDPKAFPGTATKWSGFAKYDFKVGDKEATVVVPEKALPGRPWVWRGEFFGAFADADVALVKAGWHLAYLKVPDLFGSPKALQAWEKFYTTMVQDYAMHPKPGLIGLSRGGLYCMNWAATHPNKTLAVYLDNAVCDFKSWPGGKPKNLGAGQGSPGEWKNLLSAYDFKSDQEAISYKLNPVDNLAPLAKSQIPLLLVFGDKDTAVPGKENSELVYDRYKALGGPVTKIVKPGQDHHPHGLVDVSPVVRFFTRALLGDNSMAVREEIEWMDVWVPGNSNKDLPRVLLIGDSIVRAYYKEVEDRLKGKAVICRLSTAKSLGDPSYLDEVKLVLSQTHYDVVHFNNGLHGFGYTEEEYTSALPELLKVIRTSAPDAKLIWASTTAMRVADKLDTLSPTTERVKKRNANAKKLMDQESILVDDLFGVVISNAEYYSKDGVHMNGKGNSALGAKVAEALLPLLTKKE; encoded by the coding sequence ATGATAAATCGCATTCTCCTGTCCCTTTCACTCCTTCTGCTTTTTCAAGCTTCCTCATCCGCAGGAGACCCCAAAGCGTTTCCGGGCACGGCCACCAAATGGTCCGGGTTTGCCAAGTACGATTTTAAAGTCGGAGACAAGGAAGCCACTGTAGTGGTTCCGGAAAAGGCGCTCCCGGGTCGGCCGTGGGTCTGGCGGGGCGAATTCTTTGGAGCGTTTGCGGATGCCGATGTGGCTCTGGTGAAAGCAGGCTGGCATCTGGCCTATCTGAAAGTGCCCGATTTGTTCGGTTCGCCCAAGGCTCTGCAAGCCTGGGAAAAATTTTACACCACGATGGTGCAGGATTATGCCATGCACCCCAAGCCCGGTTTGATCGGTCTCAGCCGGGGTGGTTTGTATTGCATGAACTGGGCGGCGACGCATCCGAATAAAACGCTGGCCGTTTATCTCGATAACGCCGTGTGCGACTTCAAGAGCTGGCCGGGCGGCAAGCCAAAGAATCTCGGCGCCGGACAAGGCTCCCCTGGCGAATGGAAGAACTTACTTTCGGCCTACGATTTCAAATCGGACCAGGAAGCGATCTCTTACAAGCTGAACCCGGTCGACAACCTCGCCCCACTTGCAAAATCTCAAATTCCCCTGCTCCTTGTGTTTGGCGATAAAGACACCGCCGTGCCGGGCAAGGAAAATTCCGAGTTGGTTTACGATCGCTACAAGGCCCTCGGCGGTCCTGTCACTAAGATCGTGAAGCCGGGTCAGGATCACCATCCGCACGGATTGGTCGACGTCAGCCCAGTCGTTCGATTCTTTACTCGGGCTCTGCTCGGGGACAACAGCATGGCCGTGAGAGAAGAAATCGAATGGATGGATGTCTGGGTGCCGGGAAACAGCAATAAAGATCTGCCCCGGGTGCTCTTGATCGGCGATTCGATCGTTCGGGCTTATTACAAGGAAGTGGAAGATCGGCTGAAAGGCAAAGCGGTCATTTGCCGCTTGTCCACAGCCAAGAGTCTGGGCGATCCGAGCTATCTGGATGAAGTGAAACTGGTGCTTTCTCAAACTCATTATGATGTGGTGCATTTCAACAACGGTCTCCACGGCTTTGGATACACTGAAGAGGAATACACCTCGGCTCTACCGGAATTGCTGAAAGTGATTCGAACTAGCGCCCCGGACGCTAAGCTCATTTGGGCCAGCACCACGGCCATGCGAGTGGCCGACAAGCTGGATACTCTTTCCCCGACCACAGAACGAGTAAAAAAGCGGAACGCTAACGCCAAAAAGCTGATGGATCAGGAATCGATTCTCGTCGATGACCTCTTCGGCGTGGTGATCAGTAATGCCGAATACTATTCCAAAGACGGCGTTCACATGAACGGTAAAGGCAACTCGGCCTTGGGAGCCAAAGTCGCGGAAGCTCTGCTTCCCCTACTTACTAAAAAAGAATAG
- a CDS encoding DMP19 family protein, whose translation MAFQMEDQQVHDRWRKLGYEKLLLEEKDYIMIWWLIAEVNNGSFAQYFSNETGDHALQATNALKLSNAIQGAKILQEALDLFLPVGGYTSNWELQNELINKLEENCDSPHGAFREVSDALQDADEPILGLALANVKLAYMRHGIQEV comes from the coding sequence ATGGCATTCCAAATGGAAGACCAGCAGGTTCATGATCGCTGGCGGAAGCTCGGTTATGAAAAACTCCTTCTCGAAGAGAAGGACTACATCATGATCTGGTGGCTGATTGCTGAAGTCAACAACGGTTCGTTCGCTCAGTATTTTTCCAACGAAACCGGCGACCACGCTTTGCAAGCGACGAACGCCCTAAAGCTCTCCAATGCAATTCAGGGCGCGAAGATCTTGCAAGAGGCATTGGACTTGTTTCTGCCGGTTGGAGGCTATACCTCGAATTGGGAACTGCAAAACGAACTGATAAACAAGCTGGAGGAAAATTGCGATTCGCCACACGGCGCCTTTCGGGAGGTTAGCGACGCGCTGCAGGATGCAGACGAGCCGATTCTTGGCCTTGCCTTGGCGAATGTCAAGCTAGCCTACATGAGACATGGCATCCAGGAAGTGTAG
- a CDS encoding DUF1559 family PulG-like putative transporter has translation MQLNRKAVTLIEAIVVIAIIGLLIALLLSAIQAARMAMARASCLNNLKQIGLALHTYHDQNGGLPPRSDQNFQSSNPDTHLSFFALILPQIGETNLWNSSVEACSIERNSYLNPPHIGFATPIKIYSCPSDGRLASAVTLKTGQKAAFTSYIGCMGSLERKVTDKRTPNRLNGLFGSMPGISFDDIKDGLSETIMVGERPPPDSYEAGLWYPSGHILRAPQKGPNEFLGIPSLRTLFDQQCHGVQEKYQEDRLDNPCSRFHFWSLHKGGANWLFADGSVRFMAYGNDDILRALATRDGGEVVESP, from the coding sequence ATGCAATTAAATAGAAAGGCTGTGACCCTAATCGAAGCTATAGTAGTCATAGCTATAATTGGACTACTTATTGCTCTCTTACTCAGCGCTATCCAGGCTGCTAGAATGGCGATGGCTAGAGCAAGTTGTCTGAACAATTTGAAGCAAATTGGGCTCGCATTACACACTTACCATGATCAGAACGGCGGTTTGCCACCTCGAAGTGATCAAAATTTTCAGAGTTCCAATCCGGACACACATTTGAGTTTTTTTGCGTTGATTTTACCTCAAATTGGAGAAACAAATCTCTGGAATTCCTCCGTCGAAGCCTGTTCTATCGAACGTAATTCGTATCTCAATCCTCCACACATAGGTTTTGCGACTCCCATAAAGATTTATTCTTGCCCATCTGATGGTCGACTTGCCTCTGCTGTTACTTTAAAAACCGGTCAAAAAGCGGCTTTTACTTCTTACATCGGATGTATGGGAAGTTTAGAAAGAAAAGTTACTGACAAACGAACTCCCAATAGGTTAAATGGGCTTTTCGGATCTATGCCAGGAATCTCGTTTGATGATATCAAAGATGGATTATCCGAAACGATTATGGTAGGAGAGCGTCCTCCACCAGATTCGTACGAAGCTGGATTGTGGTATCCGAGCGGCCATATTCTAAGAGCGCCTCAAAAAGGACCGAACGAATTTCTCGGAATTCCCTCATTAAGAACGCTATTTGACCAACAATGTCATGGAGTACAGGAAAAATATCAAGAAGATCGATTAGATAACCCATGTTCGCGTTTTCATTTCTGGAGCTTACATAAGGGCGGTGCCAATTGGTTATTTGCTGATGGATCGGTCCGATTTATGGCTTATGGTAATGATGACATCTTACGTGCACTCGCCACGAGAGATGGAGGGGAAGTAGTTGAATCACCATAA
- a CDS encoding LOG family protein, which yields MADTEPNVTNGNHKPIPNVSLSRTARTGEKMEDELLLQRPRLNTPVARVASQAEFTHTDPWRVLRITGEFVHAFDALAEVGSAVTIFGSARTDRNDPMYQAAREVAGLLAKAGFAVITGGGPGIMEAANRGAKEAGGLSIGCNIELPHEQSVNSYVDISINFRYFFCRKTMFMKYAEGFVLFPGGFGTLDELFEALTLIQTKKIQQFPVVLFGTAYWKGLFDWIRNPVLTEGKIDAGDLDLVQITDSPEEAASILIKCFGDQCWIRPEKKVVNP from the coding sequence ATGGCCGACACAGAACCTAATGTGACTAACGGGAATCACAAGCCAATTCCCAACGTCTCGCTCAGCCGCACCGCCCGCACCGGCGAGAAAATGGAAGACGAATTGCTGTTGCAACGGCCCCGGCTCAACACGCCGGTCGCGCGGGTGGCCTCCCAGGCGGAATTCACTCATACGGATCCCTGGCGAGTTCTGCGTATCACCGGTGAATTCGTCCATGCCTTCGATGCTCTGGCCGAAGTCGGCTCGGCAGTCACCATTTTCGGTTCCGCACGAACCGACAGAAATGATCCCATGTATCAGGCCGCGCGGGAAGTGGCTGGGCTTCTGGCTAAAGCGGGTTTCGCAGTGATTACAGGGGGTGGGCCCGGAATCATGGAAGCGGCCAATCGTGGCGCTAAAGAAGCGGGTGGATTATCCATCGGTTGCAACATCGAACTGCCGCATGAACAGTCGGTTAACTCTTACGTCGACATCTCGATCAACTTCCGCTACTTCTTCTGCCGCAAGACGATGTTCATGAAGTACGCCGAAGGTTTTGTGTTATTCCCGGGAGGTTTTGGAACCTTGGATGAGTTGTTCGAAGCCCTCACGCTCATCCAGACCAAAAAGATCCAGCAATTCCCCGTGGTTCTGTTCGGGACGGCCTACTGGAAGGGATTGTTCGATTGGATTCGCAATCCCGTTCTCACCGAAGGAAAAATTGATGCAGGCGATCTGGATCTGGTCCAGATCACCGACTCACCGGAAGAGGCCGCTTCGATCCTCATCAAGTGTTTCGGCGATCAGTGCTGGATCCGACCTGAAAAGAAAGTTGTTAATCCTTAA
- a CDS encoding IS701 family transposase, giving the protein MEVSRFPSFLSSAFSALVFFLDARIQSLTVRIFRGMFLAQDQRRTASRWFRAAGIRRKYKSAYRHLAAVGRESLSMSTAVGRLVLKHPAAQSEKIVIALDDTLTKRYGPKVEGAGIHHNPTPGPIGQLLEYGQNFVVAALLAWHPLHGVIGLPWRAQLYVRQKEVATLPRKYQWKFRTKLQLAVEILQWLSKSLFSPGKAVWIVADGGYAKKPILRACRQLNFTLISRLRKDAALYELPSPSKGRGRPRKYGEKRIDLAKRAAHARGWSSASLQLYGRPEVKTYKSFLATWKSAEGVIRVVLVKEKKGWIAFFSTNPEATVAQILETVASRNAIEQVFKDVKEVWRAGQQQLRNLHANIGAFHMNLWMMTLTELWAWDQPQRKLVDRSDRPWDNRPRRPSHNDRRKSLLKLILQEEFRALPQSGPGTRKYKIAVKRLFQMACSA; this is encoded by the coding sequence ATGGAAGTATCTCGTTTTCCCTCCTTTCTGTCCAGCGCTTTTTCCGCCCTGGTCTTCTTTTTGGATGCTCGAATCCAGTCGCTAACCGTGCGTATCTTCCGCGGCATGTTCCTCGCTCAGGACCAGCGACGCACCGCCTCCCGATGGTTCCGAGCCGCCGGTATCCGTCGAAAGTACAAGTCGGCCTACCGGCACCTTGCAGCGGTCGGTCGAGAATCCCTTTCGATGAGTACCGCCGTGGGACGACTGGTTCTCAAACACCCGGCGGCCCAATCCGAGAAGATCGTGATTGCTCTGGATGACACCCTCACCAAACGTTACGGTCCGAAGGTCGAAGGGGCCGGAATTCACCACAATCCGACTCCGGGTCCGATCGGACAGTTGCTCGAATACGGGCAGAACTTCGTCGTGGCGGCTTTATTGGCCTGGCATCCTCTCCACGGCGTTATCGGCTTGCCTTGGCGAGCCCAGTTATACGTCCGCCAGAAAGAGGTCGCGACGCTTCCCCGCAAGTACCAGTGGAAGTTTCGGACCAAGCTGCAACTGGCGGTGGAGATCCTGCAATGGCTCTCGAAGTCTTTGTTTTCTCCGGGGAAAGCAGTCTGGATCGTGGCGGATGGCGGCTATGCGAAGAAACCGATTCTGCGGGCGTGTCGGCAGTTGAACTTCACATTGATCAGTCGGCTCCGCAAGGATGCCGCCCTATACGAGTTGCCCTCTCCCTCCAAAGGTCGGGGGCGTCCCCGCAAGTACGGAGAGAAGCGAATCGACTTGGCCAAGCGAGCGGCTCATGCCCGGGGATGGTCGTCGGCCTCCCTGCAGTTGTACGGTCGCCCAGAAGTCAAAACGTACAAGAGTTTTCTGGCGACCTGGAAGTCGGCGGAGGGAGTCATCCGCGTGGTTCTGGTTAAAGAGAAAAAAGGGTGGATCGCTTTCTTCTCGACGAATCCGGAGGCGACGGTGGCCCAGATCCTGGAAACCGTGGCCAGCCGCAATGCCATCGAGCAGGTCTTCAAGGACGTCAAGGAAGTTTGGAGAGCCGGTCAGCAGCAATTGCGAAACCTGCACGCCAACATCGGCGCGTTTCACATGAACCTGTGGATGATGACTTTGACCGAACTGTGGGCTTGGGATCAACCGCAAAGGAAGTTGGTGGATCGTTCCGATCGTCCCTGGGATAATCGGCCGCGACGGCCTTCTCATAACGATCGACGCAAGTCGTTGCTAAAGCTGATTTTGCAAGAAGAATTTCGAGCACTTCCGCAAAGCGGGCCCGGAACGCGAAAATACAAAATAGCCGTCAAACGCTTGTTCCAAATGGCCTGCTCCGCTTAG
- a CDS encoding IS1380 family transposase produces the protein MNVIFGRWFQKCKSRIERRLAKREAAMTFAPSFDASNIHYEVSERVGAISCGGLGAMHLLARRIGLIDDIDEKLHLLQFQRPYSESDHVLAIAYNSLCGGTCLQDMELRRTDENFLNALGTQRFPDPTTSGDFCRRFDSGSIQALIDAFNQTRLRVWSKQPDSFWECAKIDADGSFTQTRGERKAGMDINYNRDWCYHPLAVTLANTGETLSIVNRPGNRPSHEGAAVELDRALLLCLQAGFRRIVFRGDTDFSQTTRLDGWDANAKVRFYFGYDSKQNLEAIAENLPEAAWHKLERPAQYSAKAKLRHRRENTKERIVQEREFVNVKLISEAVAEFEYQPTACRRAYRLVVIRKNLSVEKGESVLYPDERYFFYITNDRECTAAEVVYEANDRCNQENLIAQLKGGCRALHAPLHDLESNWAYMVMASLAWNLKAWWALTLPETPGRWREKHRDQKQSVLKMEFKTFLNAFMLLPCQIVRKAGRIVYRLLGWNPHLPIFFRLLKALRC, from the coding sequence GTGAATGTTATTTTCGGACGTTGGTTTCAAAAATGCAAGAGTCGAATCGAACGTCGCCTGGCTAAGCGAGAGGCCGCGATGACCTTCGCTCCTTCTTTCGACGCCTCCAACATTCATTACGAAGTCTCCGAACGCGTGGGGGCGATCAGTTGCGGAGGCCTCGGGGCCATGCACCTTCTGGCCCGGCGTATCGGACTGATCGACGACATCGACGAGAAGCTGCATCTGCTCCAATTTCAAAGGCCTTACTCGGAATCGGACCACGTGTTGGCCATCGCTTACAATTCCCTTTGCGGGGGTACCTGCCTGCAAGACATGGAACTGCGTCGCACGGACGAAAACTTTCTCAACGCCTTGGGCACTCAGCGTTTTCCCGACCCGACTACTTCGGGCGACTTTTGTCGACGCTTCGATAGTGGCAGCATCCAGGCTTTGATCGACGCTTTCAACCAGACCCGTTTACGCGTCTGGTCGAAGCAACCCGATTCCTTTTGGGAATGCGCGAAGATCGACGCCGACGGCAGCTTTACCCAAACGCGTGGCGAGCGTAAAGCGGGGATGGACATCAACTATAACAGAGACTGGTGTTACCACCCCCTGGCGGTGACCCTGGCCAACACCGGTGAGACGCTGAGCATCGTCAACCGTCCCGGCAATCGCCCTTCGCACGAAGGGGCCGCGGTCGAACTCGACCGGGCTCTTTTGCTGTGCCTTCAAGCGGGCTTTCGCAGGATCGTCTTTCGCGGCGACACCGATTTCTCGCAGACCACTCGCCTCGACGGCTGGGATGCCAACGCCAAGGTACGCTTTTATTTCGGCTACGATTCGAAGCAAAACCTCGAAGCAATCGCGGAAAACCTGCCGGAAGCGGCTTGGCACAAGCTCGAGCGTCCCGCGCAATACTCGGCGAAAGCGAAGTTGCGACACCGACGGGAAAACACCAAGGAGCGGATCGTCCAAGAGCGGGAATTCGTAAATGTGAAGTTGATCTCCGAAGCGGTGGCCGAGTTCGAGTACCAACCGACCGCTTGCCGAAGGGCGTATCGCCTGGTGGTGATTCGCAAGAATCTTTCCGTGGAAAAAGGCGAATCCGTTCTGTATCCGGACGAACGCTATTTCTTCTACATCACCAACGACCGGGAGTGCACGGCCGCGGAAGTCGTCTACGAAGCCAACGATCGCTGCAATCAGGAAAATCTGATAGCGCAGCTCAAGGGCGGTTGCCGGGCCTTGCACGCGCCGCTGCACGATCTGGAAAGCAATTGGGCGTACATGGTGATGGCCTCCCTGGCCTGGAACTTGAAAGCCTGGTGGGCCTTGACGTTGCCGGAAACTCCTGGTCGCTGGCGGGAAAAGCATCGGGACCAGAAGCAGTCGGTTTTGAAAATGGAATTCAAAACCTTCCTCAATGCTTTCATGCTTCTGCCTTGTCAGATCGTCCGGAAGGCCGGCCGCATCGTCTATCGATTGCTCGGCTGGAACCCGCACTTGCCAATCTTCTTCCGACTACTGAAAGCACTGAGGTGCTGA
- a CDS encoding transposase, whose translation MSKRIARRKTFERRYQAGDFHELTFSIYRCFPVLEGDDRLKHLARCIDVAADELRLQLVAFVFMPDHIHLLV comes from the coding sequence ATGTCGAAACGCATCGCTCGTCGTAAGACATTCGAACGTCGCTACCAAGCGGGCGATTTTCATGAACTGACCTTTTCAATCTATCGTTGCTTTCCAGTTCTTGAGGGTGATGATCGCTTGAAGCATCTCGCACGGTGCATCGATGTTGCGGCCGACGAACTTCGTTTGCAACTGGTGGCATTCGTTTTCATGCCGGACCATATCCACTTGCTCGTCTAA